From a region of the Impatiens glandulifera chromosome 4, dImpGla2.1, whole genome shotgun sequence genome:
- the LOC124936085 gene encoding glyoxylase I 4 encodes MAALLSSSLSLPPNKVNHAYSIGTNTILAKHFQPFTRNIEIHGNHLLMMNAKLSTNTDTLSNDSSTADSTDLDNDYGVVGMHHVGILCKNLEQSIDFYQNLLGLEINEARPHDKLPYRGAWFWVGTEMIHLMELPNPDPLSGRPDHAGRDRHACIAIQDVSKLKTILDKAGIPYTLSRSGRPALFTRDPDGNGLEFTQV; translated from the exons ATGGCGGCCCTTTTGAGTTCATCTCTCTCTTTGCCTCCTAACAAG GTGAATCATGCTTACAGCATAGGCACAAATACAATATTGGCCAAACATTTCCAACCTTTTACAAGAAACATTGAAATTCATGGAAATCATTTGCTGATGATGAATGCCAAGTTATCTACAAACACAGATACCCTTTCAAATGATTCCTCCACTGCCGATTCTACTGACCTTGACAATG ATTATGGAGTTGTTGGCATGCATCATGTGGGTATACTATGCAAAAACCTGGAACAATCGATTGATTTTTACCAGAATTTGTTGG GTCTTGAGATAAATGAAGCAAGGCCACATGATAAGCTTCCATATAGGGGTGCATGGTTTTGGGTTGGTACTGAGATGATTCACTTGATGGAACTACCAAATCCGGACCCTTTATCAGGACGCCCTGATCATGCTGGTCGTGATCGTCACGCATGTATTGCCATCCAGGATGTGTCCAAGTTGAAAACTATTCTTGACAAAGCCG GCATTCCCTATACCCTCAGCCGCTCTGGAAGACCGGCCTTATTCACTCGTGATCCAGATGGTAACGGTTTGGAATTTACACAAGTGTAG